The following are encoded in a window of Cryptococcus neoformans var. neoformans B-3501A chromosome 13, whole genome shotgun sequence genomic DNA:
- a CDS encoding hypothetical protein (Similar to gi|19112813|ref|NP_596021.1| required for sexual differentiation and meiosis [Schizosaccharomyces pombe], FASTA scores: opt: 1852, E(): 2.6e-108, (30.494% identity (63.994% similar) in 1397 aa overlap (2-1363:12-1281))), translating to MAFSISSRQLPRPSIDSNVTAGADDVEDGETIESLENKLAIERRVQYGAEKMLDVIEKKDGGADGAEQEKVKANITAQLEAANEHIKSLEAKLERLRGTPQRTRRRPQARLHGYPSSSSLNPLSSSHSSNALLSAQRPRVLRQHSNLTPERDREDGGYFTQGLGTPSRGLPRMGTSSTLASSSGGSGNRPRSRSAGEDVLSASSSWDQSSGILMEDENTSVLLDNVRIFLRRLKEIGRGKGKERPVDNGTEELEVLARLGDMLKKSEGLRLSVELDEIVQSVLPSLDDSSAPKRRAAAYRILRYILTRESWAKMLSAGIEWLFIRTFTRDAKAVHEREQALRLIRSVIVLPPPSLRPISSPVRSRSHSQSQAYSRSNSRSTKRGVNGDHEEGFVAVVMENKVPLTDGIVRAVVSVAENPDDAMRTICMETLLEIGLLDLECLARSNAFRTVLLTFKDGPAELGPAITGLLLFLVNKPSTRELLLPGSDLEVGIQFSHDQEAFVKLTWVLQTVLVGLTEAYGKIPTRLHGRHLENLEQCVANIGMILASWPGEYSSDHLIRRDDAHSAQGLLYMCMDDCRAIKSLISSLHVPNADMRNALLNLFFQALRIKMPKYMNAFLDGKRLTVYNRTQEATAQQLQESSNEEEELQSLTLVDHYIALLLTICIESGLLEALIAVIEDGNSTLNRKATLLLGEVLQMANRILPLQFAAQLQSLPRLFTEATDFAKPGDRIAALSALSSIDSLNRNQTKAVRRAAADKAFASTAQQDSLMRGQRQVQQVKLRLGLQIEDKQFQQMIADSGLLLHRDHNKWNYEVIVDLVEGPLLNPKRLDEAIRATKFVRRLFSFFHPYNNRFSTVKRTRPNHKWVKLGCSLLSTMLSTPEGIRFLTEDKLLKQLLDCFNELDQYVGQPTAQPLFARDRLEGTLTYGYFEMIGTLSKHREGMKLMEKFKFFTCFYHLSEQRSRDDIIRIIIECFDYTLDAHPRIVLSKALTSSYMETRLYATHHLGRLLQEQPVLVDWGLQLMITQLYDTAMEVCDVAVMYLEEACTDPMWLEKVVQLRPTLEHLGDVGHPLFMRFVSTSVGFQYLNQAQYIERELESWLAERNLLYVIEAETFISKTIRPWASDTVEDYWVYDGLAPSHFLGELTKTPEGCELLKERGIVAEFAEIVRLHGMEGGDPSVLTNLKSVLWALGNIGSTEGGLPFLEDEEIIMEIVEVAEQSPVLTIRGTCFFVIGLISSTRMGAEILEEFGWIATRTPLGDTTGLCLPNDVSRFVAIDTWERPDLRPFAPNLPKLHGLESEIMTSIANLSNYVLAAGAMNNLKRIRTRHPKYFSSITLFHRALRTISTNHFQAPVRRFILDLFELKLERPTLIQLAGIEANIWRSAERHAAK from the exons ATGGCTTTCTCGATCTCGAGTCGCCAGCTACCACGGCCAAGCATTGATAGTAATGTAACTGCCGGTGCAGACgatgtggaggatggggagacT ATTGAAAGTCTGGAAAATAAGTTAGCCATCGAGCGAAGAGTTCAATATGGTGCAGAGAAGATGTTAGAT GTTatagagaagaaggatggaggtGCAGATGGCGCTGAACAGGAAAAGGTGAAGGCTAATATAACAGCTCAGCTCGAAGCAGCCAACGAGCACATCAAATCACTAGAAGCAAAGTTGGAACGATTGAGAG GTACACCTCAAAGAACTCGCCGGCGTCCCCAAGCCCGATTACACGGCTACCCCTCATCGTCCTCTCTCAACcctctctcatcatcacaCTCTTCAAACGCTCTCCTGTCAGCCCAACGTCCCCGAGTACTTCGACAGCATTCCAACCTTACGCCCGAACGAGACCGTGAAGATGGTGGCTACTTCACCCAAGGCCTTGGGACACCCTCTAGGGGTCTACCAAGAATGGGAACGTCATCAACCTTGGCCAGTTCTagtggaggaagtggtAATCGGCCAAGAAGTCGAAGCGCCGGAGAGGATGTACTTTCCGCGAGTTCTTCATGGGATCAAAGTTCTGGGATcttgatggaggatgagaataCATCGGTGCTCTTGGATAATGTAAGAATTTTTTTAAGACGGCTCAAGGAaattggaagagggaaggggaaagagagaccTGTAGATAACGGGACTGAGGAGTTGGAGGTGTTGGCTAGGTTAGGTGATATGTTGAAAAAGTCTGAAGGATTGAGATTAAGCGTTGAGTTGGACGAAATTGTCCAAAG TGTATTACCATCCTTAGACGACTCATCGGCCCCCAAAAGAAGAGCGGCTGCCTATCGCATACTACGCTACATCCTCACGCGAGAGTCATGGGCTAAAATGCTTTCGGCTGGTATTGAATGGCTCTTCATACGAACATTCACACGTGACGCCAAAGCGGTACATGAAAGAGAACAAGCTCTTAGACTAATACGCTCTGTCATtgttcttccacctccttctttgcgGCCTATTTCTTCCCCCGTACGTTCGAGATCCCATTCTCAGTCACAAGCGTATTCGCGTTCGAATTCTCGCTCCACTAAGAGAGGTGTGAACGGAGATCATGAGGAGGGATTTGTAGCAGTAGTAATGGAGAACAAGGTGCCTTTGACAGATGGGATCGTGAGGGCGGTTGTCAGTGTAGCAGAAAATCCCGATGATGCAATGCGAACGATATGCATGGAGACACTTTTGGAGATCG GTCTACTCGACTTGGAATGTCTCGCTCGGTCTAACGCTTTCCGCACAGTCTTGTTAACCTTCAAGGACGGACCTGCCGAACTCGGTCCAGCGATTACAGGATTACTGCTTTTCCTTGTGAATAAACCGTCCACAAGagaacttcttcttcccggCTCGGACCTGGAGGTAGGTATCCAGTTTTCACATGATCAGGAAGCATTCGTAAAGCTGACGTGGGTGCTTCAGACCGTGTTGGTGGGTCTGACAGAAGCATATGGCAAGATACCGACAAGGCTTCATGGAAGACACTTGGAAAATCTGGAACAATGCGTGGCAAACATTGGAATGATCTTAGCATCATGGCCAGGTGAGTATTCAAGTGATCACCTAATCAGACGGGATGATGCTCATTCTGCACAAGGTTTGTTATATATGTGCATGGATGATTGTCGAGCAATCAAAAGTCTGATTAGCTCTTTGCATGTACCCAACGCCGATATGCGA AACGCACTGTTaaaccttttcttccaagcTTTGCGTATTAAAATGCCAAAGTATATGAATGCTTTCCTCGATGGAAAGCGTCTGACTG TATACAACCGCACGCAGGAAGCCACAGCGCAACAGCTTCAGGAAAGTAGtaatgaagaggaagagctgcAGTCTTTGACTCTAGTCGACCACTATATTGCGCTTTTACTCACTATCTGTATTGAGTCTGGGTTGCTAGAA GCTCTGATTGCAGTGATTGAAGACGGCAATTCTACGCTGAACAGGAAAGCCACGCTTCTACTGGGTGAAGTTCTTCAAATGGCAAACCGGATTTTACCTCTTCAATTCGCAGCTCAACTGCAG TCGTTACCACGTCTATTTACCGAAGCTACAGACTTTGCCAAGCCGGGCGATCGCATTGCCGCACTGTCAGCGCTGTCTTCAATCGATAGTCTTAACCGTAACCAGACCAAGGCGGTCCGACGAGCTGCTGCCGACAAGGCATTCGCATCAACAGCTCAGCAGGATTCTTTGATGCGCGGCCAGAGACAGGTTCAGCAGGTCAAGCTTCGCTTGGGTTTGCAGATCGAGGATAAACAGTTTCAGCAGATGATTGCGGATTCCGGC CTGCTTTTGCATCGCGACCATAATAAATGGAATTATGAAGTCATCGTGGACCTCGTTGAAGGACCGTTACTGAATCCAAAAAGGCTGGATGAGGCCATCAGGGCAACCAAGTTTGTCAGACGTTtgttctccttcttccatccataCAACAATAGGTTCTCAACCGTCAAGCGCACTCGG CCGAATCATAAATGGGTTAAACTCGGTTGTTCTTTACTATCAACCATGTTGAGCACGCCCGAAGGTATACGGTTCTTGACGGAGGACAAACTGTTGAAGCAGCTTCTGGATTGTTTCAATGAACTTGACCAG TACGTTGGGCAACCGACTGCTCAACCGCTCTTTGCTCGGGATCGCCTGGAGGGTACTCTAACCTACGGATACTTTGAAATGATCGGGACGTTAAGTAAACATAGGGAAGGAATGAA GTTGATGGAGAAATTCAAATTTTTTACCTGTTTCTACCATCTGAGCGAGCAGAGAAGCCGGGATGATATAATCAGAATTATCATTGAATGTTTTGATTACACTCT TGATGCGCACCCTCGGATAGTCCTTTCCAAAGCCCTCACTTCCTCATACATGGAAACTCGTCTCTATGCCACTCACCACCTTGgccgtcttcttcaagaacAGCCGGTCCTTGTGGACTGGGGACTTCAACTTATGATCACTCAGCTATATGATACCGCAATGGAAGTTTGTGATGTGGCTGTGATGTATCTCGAGGAGGCCTGTACAGATCCTATGTGGCTAGAGAAAGTCGTGCAGTTGAGGCCGACATTAGAGCATCTGGGCGATGTCGGTCATCCACTGTTTATGCG CTTCGTATCGACTAGCGTCGGATTTCAATATCTCAATCAAGCACAGTACATCGAACGAGAGCTTGAGAGCTGGCTGGCT GAGCGTAATCTTCTTTATGTCATAGAAGCCGAAACATTCATCTCTAAAACGATTCGCCCCTGGGCAAGCGATACCGTAGAAGACTATTGGGTATACGACGGCTTGGCTCCCAGTCATTTCCTTGGTGAACTCACCAAAACTCCCGAAGGCTGCGAGCTTCTGAAAGAGCGAGGAATTGTTGCAGAATTTGCAGAGATAGTGCGCTTACACGGAATGGAAGGGGGCGATCCTTCGGTGTTGACGAATTTGAAGAGTGTACTCTGGGCTCTG GGTAACATTGGCTCTACTGAGGGCGGACTTCCGTTcctggaggatgaagagataaTCATGGAAATAGTTGAAGTTGCTGAGCAATCCCCTGTTCTAACTATTAGAGG AAcctgcttcttcgtcatcgGTCTCATTTCCTCAACTCGTATGGGCGCAGAGATCCTTGAAGAGTTTGGCTGGATAGCCACCAGGACACCGTTGGGTGACACTACGGGCCTCTGCTTGCCCAATGACGTGTCGCGTTTCGTCGCC ATTGATACCTGGGAACGCCCTGATCTCCGCCCATTCGCCCCTAACCTTCCCAAGCTGCATGGCCTGGAATCAGAAATAATGACATCAATTGCAAACCTCTCTAATTACGTCCTGGCCGCTGGGGCTATGAATAACCTCAAGCG AATCCGAACCCGTCATCCCAAATatttctcctccatcacTCTTTTTCACCGCGCTTTACGAACCATCTCCACGAATCACTTCCAGGCTCCTGTCCGGCGTTTCATTCTTGACCTTTTTGAGCTCAAACTTGAACGTCCAACTCTCATACAATTAGCCGGGATAGAGGCCAATATTTGGCGATCGGCGGAGAGACACGCTGCCAAATAA